The Arachis hypogaea cultivar Tifrunner chromosome 14, arahy.Tifrunner.gnm2.J5K5, whole genome shotgun sequence genome has a segment encoding these proteins:
- the LOC112741215 gene encoding ATP synthase gamma chain, chloroplastic: MSCSNLTMLVSSKPSLSDASNLSFRSVLNPFQLPSQNSPSCSPSRSSVTPIQCGLRELRTRIESVKNTQKITEAMKLVAAAKVRRAQEAVVNGRPFSETLVEVLYNINEQLQTEDIDVPLTKVRPVKKVALVVCTGDRGLCGGFNNNIIKKAEKRIAELKDLGLDYTIISVGKKGNSYFLRRPYIPVDRFLEGGTLPTAKEAQAIADDAFSLFISEEVDKVELLYTKFVSLVKSDPVIHTLLPLSPKGEICDINGNCVDAADDEFFRLTTKEGKLTVERDSVRTKTEDYSPILEFEQDPVQILDALLPLYLNSQVLRALQESLASELAARMSAMSSATDNAVELKKNLSIVYNRERQAKITGEILEIVAGANALQ, from the coding sequence ATGTCTTGCTCCAACCTCACTATGTTGGTATCTTCAAAACCTTCCCTTTCTGATGCCTCCAACCTCTCCTTCCGTTCTGTTCTTAATCCTTTTCAGCTCCCTTCACAAAACTCACCCTCATGCAGCCCCTCACGGTCTTCTGTCACCCCAATACAGTGTGGTCTCAGAGAGCTCAGAACCCGCATTGAATCTGTTAAGAACACACAGAAGATCACAGAGGCAATGAAGCTTGTTGCTGCTGCTAAAGTCAGAAGGGCTCAAGAAGCTGTTGTCAATGGAAGACCCTTTTCAGAGACCCTTGTTGAGGTCCTCTACAACATCAACGAGCAACTCCAAACTGAGGACATTGATGTCCCTCTCACAAAAGTTAGGCCAGTGAAAAAGGTAGCACTGGTTGTGTGCACTGGTGATAGAGGTCTCTGTGGTGGTTTCAACAATAACATCATTAAGAAAGCCGAGAAAAGAATTGCTGAATTGAAGGATCTTGGTCTTGACTACACTATCATTAGTGTCGGCAAGAAGGGTAACTCTTACTTCCTCCGTAGACCTTACATACCAGTTGATCGGTTTCTAGAAGGAGGAACACTCCCAACTGCTAAAGAGGCTCAGGCAATTGCTGATGATGCCTTCTCATTGTTCATCAGTGAAGAGGTTGACAAAGTAGAACTCTTGTACACAAAGTTTGTGTCATTGGTGAAATCAGATCCTGTGATTCACACCTTACTTCCGCTGTCACCAAAGGGAGAGATTTGTGACATCAATGGAAACTGTGTTGATGCTGCTGATGATGAGTTCTTCAGGCTAACAACAAAGGAAGGAAAACTAACTGTGGAGAGAGATTCTGTGAGGACAAAGACAGAAGACTATTCACCAATCTTGGAGTTTGAGCAGGATCCTGTTCAGATCCTTGATGCTCTCTTGCCGCTTTATCTCAACAGCCAAGTCTTGAGAGCACTTCAAGAATCACTTGCAAGTGAGCTTGCTGCTAGAATGAGTGCAATGAGTAGTGCTACTGATAATGCTGTTGAATTGAAGAAGAACTTATCCATTGTCTACAATAGGGAGCGTCAGGCTAAGATCACAGGTGAAATTCTTGAGATTGTTGCTGGTGCCAATGCTCTTCAATAG